A single window of Cytobacillus luteolus DNA harbors:
- the flgG gene encoding flagellar basal body rod protein FlgG, translated as MLRSMYSGIGGMKNFQIKLDVIGNNIANVNTYGYKKGRTTFKDLVSQQIAGAAAPTGTQGGVNPKQVGLGSQLGSIDSIHTQGSLQTTGRPLDLGISGDGYFMVTDGTSDFYTRSGNFYLDQAGNIVNSDGLRLADIGGNALPVMPPNAESFSIAKNGTVNAIVGGAVVVVGQIGLAKFPNPEGMEKAGDNLYIASANSGVATPGAPGTGGAGSLVSGALEMSNVDLSEEFTDMIVAQRGFQANTRIITTSDEILQELVNLKR; from the coding sequence ATGCTAAGATCAATGTACTCAGGTATCGGTGGTATGAAAAACTTCCAGATTAAATTAGATGTAATCGGAAATAACATCGCAAACGTAAATACTTATGGATATAAAAAAGGGAGAACAACATTTAAAGACCTTGTGAGTCAGCAGATTGCTGGGGCTGCGGCACCTACAGGGACACAAGGGGGAGTAAACCCTAAACAAGTAGGATTGGGTTCACAACTTGGATCAATCGATTCAATTCACACTCAAGGGAGTTTGCAAACTACTGGAAGGCCTCTAGACCTAGGTATTTCTGGAGATGGATATTTTATGGTCACTGATGGAACATCGGATTTTTACACAAGATCAGGAAATTTTTATTTAGATCAAGCGGGAAATATCGTTAATTCTGATGGATTAAGACTTGCAGATATTGGTGGAAATGCTCTTCCAGTAATGCCTCCAAATGCAGAGAGCTTTAGTATAGCTAAAAACGGAACAGTTAATGCAATTGTCGGTGGTGCTGTGGTAGTGGTTGGGCAGATTGGTTTGGCTAAATTTCCAAACCCTGAAGGTATGGAAAAAGCAGGTGACAATCTTTATATAGCTTCTGCAAACTCTGGAGTAGCAACTCCTGGTGCACCTGGTACTGGTGGTGCGGGGTCACTCGTATCCGGAGCTCTTGAAATGTCAAATGTTGACTTATCAGAAGAGTTCACAGATATGATTGTTGCACAACGTGGGTTCCAAGCAAATACTCGAATTATTACAACTTCAGATGAAATCCTTCAAGAATTAGTAAACCTTAAACGATAG
- a CDS encoding TIGR02530 family flagellar biosynthesis protein: protein MDHRIHQLQSHPLSMTLKKNTAGITQPTISFKETLAQATALKISKHAQKRLDERNISIDQKRWAQINAKVAEAKSKGISDSLVVMDEAALIVNAKNNTVITAMNRSEASSQIFTNINGTILID from the coding sequence ATGGATCATAGAATACATCAATTACAAAGTCATCCGTTGTCAATGACACTGAAAAAAAACACAGCTGGAATAACACAACCAACTATTTCATTTAAAGAAACACTTGCACAGGCAACTGCTCTAAAAATTAGTAAGCATGCACAAAAGCGTCTTGATGAGAGAAACATATCAATTGACCAAAAAAGATGGGCTCAAATTAATGCCAAGGTTGCTGAAGCGAAATCCAAGGGCATTAGCGACTCATTAGTAGTAATGGATGAAGCTGCATTGATTGTCAATGCGAAAAATAATACTGTTATTACAGCAATGAATAGAAGTGAAGCAAGTTCACAGATATTCACCAACATAAACGGAACAATACTTATAGACTAA
- the flgD gene encoding flagellar hook assembly protein FlgD has product MTNKIDSSLYLSNVQQQRKTGNDILGKDDFLKILMTQLQNQDPMNPMQDKDFIAQMATFSSLEQMTNMSKTMEKFVSAHNGDLLLKYSSMIGKEVEWAYKTTDSEGNVSGKSGIGIVKSIKQKGTDIELELEDGTKVYTDEIIKVSLPNPVLEQ; this is encoded by the coding sequence ATGACTAATAAGATTGACTCTAGTCTGTATCTCTCAAATGTTCAGCAACAGAGGAAAACTGGAAATGACATTCTTGGTAAAGATGATTTCTTAAAAATTTTGATGACTCAGTTGCAAAACCAAGACCCAATGAATCCAATGCAAGACAAAGACTTTATTGCCCAAATGGCAACCTTTTCTTCTTTAGAGCAAATGACTAATATGAGCAAGACGATGGAGAAGTTTGTTAGTGCTCATAATGGGGATCTTTTACTTAAGTACAGTAGTATGATTGGTAAAGAAGTGGAATGGGCTTATAAAACAACTGATTCTGAAGGCAATGTGTCCGGAAAATCTGGTATTGGGATTGTCAAGTCAATTAAACAAAAGGGTACTGATATTGAGCTTGAACTTGAAGATGGGACAAAAGTTTATACAGATGAAATTATTAAAGTAAGTCTTCCTAATCCCGTACTTGAACAATAG